The Pristiophorus japonicus isolate sPriJap1 chromosome 3, sPriJap1.hap1, whole genome shotgun sequence genome has a segment encoding these proteins:
- the LOC139260105 gene encoding speriolin-like protein, whose product MDSFSNLEKNSRVIGEIAFQLDRRILAHVFPGLTRLYGYTVSNIPSKIKQNSINPIDGTVDKQKWREMTQCYTALLSKLEKLNYKTDIHTGFSEFLVNTYGILKQRPNAYTNITYNPIILRKLVIDMVPAKFLRDTLVLLNCLCELSRNDKKPLFPW is encoded by the exons ATGGACTCATTCTCAAACCTGGAGAAGAACAGTCGTGTGATTGGGGAGATAGCATTCCAGCTGGATCGGAGGATCCTTGCACATGTGTTCCCAGGATTGACCAGGCTGTACGGATACACAGTCTCCAACATCCCATCAAAAATCAAACAG AATTCCATTAATCCCATCGATGGGACAGTGGATAAGCAGAAATGGAGGGAAATGACGCAGTGTTACACAGCCTTGTTATCGAAACTCGAAAAACTCAACTACAAAACTGACATCCACACTGGCTTCAGTGAGTTCCTGGTCAACACCTACGGAATTCTCAAGCAGCGTCCGAACGCCTACACCAACATCACCTACAACCCCATCATCCTACGCAAACTGGTCATCGACATGGTCCCTGCCAAGTTCCTTCGTGACACACTGGTCCTGCTCAACTGTCTCTGTGAGCTATCCCGCAATGACAAGAAGCCTCTGTTTCCATGGTGA